The following are encoded together in the Gordonia insulae genome:
- a CDS encoding sigma-54-dependent Fis family transcriptional regulator yields the protein MDIDSLLLVSDHAPRRPVIEHSWRRSALSGVRPDGAPPTAFVDIASADPLLDAARPVLDDAADRLANTEVSLLLVDHECRMVSRVAFGTAVERTLDELGATPGVPFGEDTVGTTALGTPAEIRGGITVNSSEHYLEQFKSISCFGQPIVHPTTRRLAGIICMSEIADRINPLAVPFVNSIVADIADRLLDRSRVHQRRVLDAFQRAAPRRDIAVAAIGDDLQLTNAMAAELLSPTDIGALRIVAADPGLREITMPLTLVSGLDVEVRVEPVAGTRGAALFRFRPAAPTPSTPTPVARAASGSVAITGEPGSGRSTRALATAADADVPAVVVDVADDLISGRLPDVLGAITRARAAGAPLVVDGADLLDERSVALLGKASVQATADAPLIVVAGPREQTGAGVAALLSRCGTRVDLPPLRHRTSELAALASGVLTGIDDTLTLSGQAADALLCQDWPGNFSELIAVLRQAATTCSDRSARVVELADLPADHRTTSRAAHLSGREQAERTAIVDALDRAGGNKVHAARELGISRTTLYARMRSLGI from the coding sequence ATGGACATCGACTCACTTCTCCTCGTCTCCGACCACGCGCCCCGACGTCCCGTCATCGAACACTCGTGGCGACGGTCGGCGCTGTCCGGCGTCCGGCCCGACGGTGCCCCACCCACCGCATTCGTCGACATCGCGTCGGCGGACCCACTACTCGACGCCGCCCGTCCGGTTCTCGACGACGCGGCCGACCGGCTGGCGAACACCGAGGTGTCCCTGCTCTTGGTGGACCACGAATGCCGGATGGTGTCGCGGGTGGCTTTCGGCACCGCGGTGGAACGCACACTCGACGAGCTCGGCGCGACGCCGGGAGTGCCGTTCGGCGAGGACACGGTCGGCACCACGGCGCTCGGCACGCCGGCAGAGATCCGCGGCGGGATCACGGTCAACAGCTCCGAGCACTATCTCGAGCAGTTCAAATCCATCAGCTGTTTCGGTCAGCCGATCGTCCACCCGACCACGCGACGTCTCGCCGGGATCATCTGCATGTCCGAGATCGCCGACCGCATCAACCCGTTGGCGGTTCCCTTCGTCAACAGCATCGTCGCCGACATCGCCGATCGCCTGCTCGATCGTTCCCGCGTCCATCAACGACGCGTCCTCGACGCGTTCCAGCGCGCCGCGCCGCGGCGGGACATCGCAGTCGCCGCGATCGGCGACGACCTGCAGCTGACGAATGCGATGGCGGCAGAACTGCTGTCCCCCACCGATATCGGCGCGCTGCGGATCGTCGCGGCCGATCCCGGACTGCGGGAGATCACGATGCCGCTCACCCTTGTCTCCGGCCTGGACGTCGAGGTGCGCGTCGAGCCCGTCGCGGGTACCCGTGGCGCGGCCCTCTTCCGATTCCGGCCGGCCGCGCCCACACCGTCGACGCCGACACCCGTCGCCCGCGCGGCATCCGGGAGCGTCGCCATCACCGGTGAGCCGGGCAGCGGTCGGTCCACCCGTGCCCTGGCGACGGCGGCCGACGCGGACGTGCCCGCGGTGGTCGTCGACGTCGCCGACGACCTCATCTCCGGGCGCCTCCCCGACGTCCTCGGCGCGATCACCCGGGCACGCGCCGCAGGTGCCCCACTCGTCGTCGACGGTGCCGACCTCCTCGACGAACGCTCGGTCGCGCTCCTGGGCAAGGCGTCGGTGCAGGCCACGGCAGACGCACCGCTGATCGTGGTCGCCGGGCCGCGCGAGCAGACCGGAGCGGGCGTCGCCGCGTTGCTCTCCCGTTGCGGGACCCGGGTCGACCTGCCACCACTGCGTCACCGGACGTCTGAGCTGGCCGCCCTCGCGAGTGGCGTGCTGACCGGCATCGACGACACCCTGACGCTGTCCGGTCAGGCCGCCGACGCGCTGCTGTGCCAGGACTGGCCCGGCAATTTCTCCGAACTGATCGCCGTACTGCGGCAGGCCGCCACGACCTGTTCGGACCGCTCGGCGCGGGTCGTCGAGCTCGCCGACCTGCCGGCCGACCACCGCACCACCAGTCGCGCCGCCCATCTGTCCGGCCGTGAACAGGCGGAACGGACGGCCATCGTCGATGCCCTCGACCGTGCCGGCGGCAACAAGGTGCACGCCGCCCGGGAGCTGGGGATCAGCCGCACCACTCTCTACGCGCGGATGCGGTCGCTCGGTATCTGA
- a CDS encoding Pr6Pr family membrane protein, with amino-acid sequence MDERRRWARLVRLAFAGLGIAALITQPIQQSRGPGFSLADYLSYFTVVSNIAAVVVLVAGAVSGARGTAWTWLRGATTTAMISTGIFYALLLSDHDVSLYTDWINATMHRILPVYLLIDWVVFRPGRLPARSWLTWLAPVVAFGAYTLIRGAIVGWYPYPFLDPGPNGYAWALRAMLGVLIGVAVVAAVVGLLGRWRQQTTGETVVVVDDDRTSLPG; translated from the coding sequence ATGGACGAGCGGCGACGGTGGGCGCGACTGGTCCGGCTCGCGTTCGCCGGGCTCGGCATCGCCGCGTTGATCACCCAACCGATACAGCAGTCCCGCGGACCGGGCTTCTCCCTCGCCGACTACCTGAGCTACTTCACGGTGGTGTCGAACATCGCCGCGGTCGTCGTGCTGGTGGCGGGCGCGGTCTCCGGTGCGCGGGGAACGGCGTGGACGTGGCTTCGCGGGGCCACCACAACAGCGATGATCAGCACCGGGATCTTCTATGCACTGCTGCTCTCCGACCACGACGTCAGCCTCTACACCGATTGGATCAACGCGACGATGCACCGCATCCTGCCGGTGTATCTGCTGATCGACTGGGTGGTCTTCCGTCCGGGCCGGCTACCGGCGCGGAGCTGGCTGACCTGGCTCGCCCCGGTGGTGGCCTTCGGCGCATACACCCTCATCCGGGGTGCGATCGTCGGTTGGTACCCGTATCCGTTCCTCGACCCCGGCCCGAACGGTTACGCGTGGGCGCTGCGAGCGATGCTCGGGGTGCTGATCGGCGTCGCGGTGGTGGCCGCCGTCGTCGGCCTACTGGGTCGATGGCGACAGCAGACGACCGGCGAAACCGTCGTGGTCGTCGACGACGACCGGACTTCCCTTCCCGGGTGA
- a CDS encoding exodeoxyribonuclease III, whose protein sequence is MRVATWNVNSVKQRIPRLLPWLDQRRPDVVCLQETKLSDEAFHEALGADLADRGYETAHVGQGQWNGVALLSRVGLDDVRAGFDAVPGYPESAAPPEARAVSALCGGVRIFSLYVPNGRVPDSDHYHYKLEWLARLRDSVGNASGDDAAANTMLCGDMNIAPADADVFDPAAYEGHTHVTAPERDALAALEDLGLRDVVRERWPDDRVFSYWDYRAGMFHKDLGMRIDLILAGHPIADRVAAAWIDRQARKGSKPSDHAPVIVDLDDAPDGDVGPVVPPPSNPAKRGATKVVLPQSTE, encoded by the coding sequence ATGCGCGTCGCGACCTGGAACGTGAACTCGGTCAAGCAGCGGATCCCGCGGCTGTTGCCGTGGCTCGATCAGCGACGTCCCGATGTGGTGTGTCTGCAGGAGACCAAGCTCTCCGACGAAGCGTTCCACGAGGCGCTCGGAGCAGACCTGGCCGACCGTGGCTACGAGACAGCCCATGTGGGACAAGGGCAATGGAACGGGGTTGCGCTGCTGTCGCGGGTCGGCCTCGACGATGTCCGCGCCGGATTCGACGCCGTCCCGGGCTACCCCGAGTCGGCGGCCCCGCCCGAGGCCCGTGCGGTGTCGGCGCTGTGCGGGGGCGTGCGGATCTTCTCGCTCTACGTGCCCAACGGGCGCGTGCCCGACTCGGATCACTATCACTACAAACTGGAATGGCTTGCCCGCCTGCGGGACAGCGTCGGGAATGCGTCGGGCGACGACGCTGCGGCCAACACGATGTTGTGCGGGGACATGAACATCGCACCGGCCGACGCCGACGTCTTCGATCCCGCGGCGTACGAGGGCCACACACATGTGACCGCGCCGGAGCGCGACGCGCTCGCCGCGCTAGAGGACCTGGGTCTGCGTGATGTCGTCCGGGAGCGGTGGCCCGACGACCGGGTGTTCAGCTACTGGGACTACCGGGCGGGCATGTTCCACAAGGATCTCGGCATGCGGATCGACCTGATCCTGGCCGGCCATCCGATCGCGGATCGGGTGGCCGCCGCCTGGATCGATCGTCAGGCGCGCAAGGGCAGCAAGCCGAGCGACCATGCGCCGGTGATCGTGGATCTCGACGACGCACCCGACGGTGATGTCGGGCCGGTGGTACCGCCGCCGTCGAACCCGGCCAAGCGGGGTGCCACCAAGGTCGTCCTGCCCCAGTCGACCGAATAG